The proteins below come from a single Halomicroarcula saliterrae genomic window:
- a CDS encoding guanosine monophosphate reductase, translated as MDDIRTGLSYGDVLLVPQRSPVDSRSDVDLSTQLTPGLTLETPLVSAAMDTVTEADLAIALGEAGGVGTIHRFLTVEEQAEAVATVADAGVPVTAAVGIDEDHVARTAAVVEAGADAVVVDVAHGHMERTLDAVADIREEYPALDVVAGNVATPAGVEDLAAAGADCVKVGIGPGSHCTTRKVAGAGVPQLTAVDDCAEAAADLGVTVCADGGIQTSGDAVKALMAGADTVMLGSLFAGTDEAPGATVEVDGVRYKRSRGMATTAAAEDRSDKAENVTADEGVEGLTPYKGPVGDVAREFCAGIRSGLSYCGGHDIAAARENSEFVRVAASAKEREGAHTDDEWETVSVDSTKHATVDADD; from the coding sequence ATGGACGATATCCGTACGGGGCTGAGCTACGGTGACGTGTTGCTGGTGCCACAGCGGTCGCCGGTCGACAGTCGCAGCGACGTCGACCTCTCGACGCAGCTGACACCGGGCCTGACACTCGAAACGCCGCTGGTGTCGGCCGCGATGGACACCGTCACCGAGGCGGACCTCGCCATCGCGCTCGGCGAGGCCGGCGGCGTCGGGACGATTCACCGCTTTCTCACGGTCGAGGAACAGGCCGAGGCGGTCGCGACGGTCGCCGACGCCGGCGTGCCGGTGACGGCGGCAGTAGGCATCGACGAGGACCACGTCGCCCGGACGGCCGCCGTGGTCGAGGCCGGCGCCGACGCCGTCGTGGTGGACGTGGCTCACGGTCACATGGAGCGCACGCTCGACGCCGTCGCGGACATCCGCGAGGAGTACCCCGCCCTCGACGTCGTCGCCGGAAACGTCGCGACGCCGGCGGGCGTCGAGGACCTCGCCGCCGCCGGGGCCGACTGCGTGAAGGTCGGTATCGGCCCGGGCTCGCACTGCACGACCCGGAAGGTCGCCGGGGCGGGCGTCCCGCAGCTGACCGCCGTCGACGACTGCGCCGAGGCGGCCGCGGACCTCGGGGTCACCGTCTGTGCCGACGGGGGCATCCAGACCTCCGGCGACGCGGTCAAGGCGCTGATGGCCGGTGCGGACACGGTGATGCTGGGGAGCCTCTTCGCCGGCACCGACGAGGCCCCCGGCGCGACGGTCGAGGTCGACGGCGTCCGGTACAAGCGCTCCCGGGGGATGGCGACGACGGCGGCCGCCGAGGACCGCTCTGACAAGGCTGAAAACGTCACCGCCGACGAGGGCGTCGAGGGGTTGACCCCCTACAAAGGCCCGGTCGGCGACGTGGCCCGCGAGTTCTGTGCCGGCATCCGGTCCGGGCTCTCGTACTGTGGCGGCCACGACATCGCGGCCGCCCGCGAGAACAGCGAGTTCGTCCGTGTCGCCGCGAGCGCCAAGGAGCGCGAGGGCGCCCACACGGACGACGAGTGGGAGACGGTCTCCGTCGACAGCACGAAACACGCGACAGTCGACGCCGACGACTGA
- a CDS encoding DUF58 domain-containing protein, with the protein MTVRTTGRWRGLAAVALFFVAVGVLADRPATLLVGVVGAGLAVYPRLSGPPGVDLALERRLDDAAPARGEPVTVTTRVENTGDRTLTDCRVVDGVPPMLTVTSGSPRHAAVLRPGEATEFSYAVETEYGRHQFDPATVVARDITGAHEVETAVVAGTEIQCADSVPELPVREQPDGHAGRLVTDEGGSGIEFHSVREYRPGDPMGRIDSKRWARTGELTTVEFREERPTSVVLLVDARAPAYRAEAEGRPNAVAHSLAGVEQLLSALEDTRDAVGLAALGRELCVRAPGVGSDHEAALWQLLATHPAFDATPPGAGKAGDRASGETERQTALLRKHLDSDAQVVVLSPLADERIVEAVRTLAAAGHAATVVSPDVTVEGSLGRRLARRERTMRIRAVRRAEVPVVDWDPSTPLGTVLLDEQRRRWSA; encoded by the coding sequence GTGACGGTCCGGACGACCGGGCGCTGGCGCGGCCTCGCCGCCGTGGCGCTGTTTTTCGTCGCCGTCGGCGTCCTCGCGGACCGCCCCGCGACGCTCCTCGTCGGCGTCGTCGGCGCGGGGCTGGCAGTGTACCCGCGGCTGAGCGGGCCGCCCGGTGTCGACCTCGCACTGGAGCGCCGCCTCGACGACGCGGCCCCCGCTCGCGGCGAGCCGGTGACGGTCACGACGCGGGTCGAGAACACCGGCGACCGCACGCTCACCGACTGTCGCGTGGTCGACGGCGTGCCGCCGATGCTCACCGTCACCTCGGGCAGCCCGCGCCACGCGGCGGTGCTTCGCCCCGGCGAGGCCACCGAGTTCAGCTACGCCGTCGAGACGGAGTACGGCCGCCACCAGTTCGACCCGGCGACCGTCGTCGCCCGCGATATCACCGGCGCTCACGAGGTCGAGACCGCGGTCGTCGCCGGGACGGAGATACAGTGTGCCGACTCGGTCCCCGAGCTCCCCGTGCGCGAACAGCCCGACGGCCACGCCGGGCGGCTCGTCACCGACGAGGGCGGCAGTGGCATCGAGTTCCACTCGGTCCGGGAGTACCGGCCCGGCGACCCGATGGGGCGTATCGACTCGAAGCGCTGGGCCCGGACCGGCGAGCTCACCACCGTCGAGTTCCGCGAGGAACGGCCCACCTCCGTCGTGCTCCTCGTCGACGCCCGGGCGCCCGCCTACCGCGCCGAGGCCGAGGGGCGGCCGAACGCGGTCGCCCACAGCCTCGCCGGCGTCGAGCAGTTGCTGTCGGCGCTCGAAGACACTCGCGACGCGGTCGGGCTCGCCGCGCTCGGTCGCGAGCTGTGTGTCCGCGCCCCCGGCGTCGGGTCCGACCACGAGGCGGCGCTGTGGCAGCTACTTGCGACCCACCCCGCGTTCGACGCGACGCCGCCCGGGGCCGGCAAAGCGGGGGACCGGGCGTCGGGCGAGACGGAGCGCCAGACGGCGCTGCTCCGGAAACACCTCGACAGCGACGCGCAGGTCGTCGTCCTCTCGCCGCTGGCCGACGAGCGCATCGTCGAGGCGGTCCGGACGCTCGCGGCCGCCGGCCACGCCGCGACGGTCGTCAGCCCCGACGTGACGGTCGAGGGAAGCCTCGGCCGGCGGCTGGCCCGGCGCGAGCGGACCATGCGGATACGCGCCGTCCGCCGGGCCGAGGTCCCGGTCGTCGACTGGGACCCGTCGACGCCGCTCGGCACAGTCCTGCTCGACGAGCAGCGGCGGCGGTGGTCCGCGTGA
- a CDS encoding NAD-dependent epimerase/dehydratase family protein, whose product MSERSTDAPRIAITGAAGYIGSRVLVELARQHPDWEITALDNFYLGDVRSVGDVDVEHVDIRNRDRLEAALDGADVVMHLAALSGVDDCEAKQDLAYEANVQGTENVAWFCRKTGAAMIFPFSMAVLGDPEEFPISVDHPRDPMNWYGRTKLLSERAIEDFAAGAFPAHQFMIANLYGGHEIDGREISKGTVINFFLSRATAGETLTVYEPGTQCRNFVHVKDVARAYLRSAERLLEQLDAGETGVEKYEIASDEYPGVEQVAELVQSAAAEHGHDVDIELVENPRAGEETLVSEFPVDTTAARERLGWTTEHDVESVVRESLAADGE is encoded by the coding sequence ATGAGCGAGCGCTCGACTGACGCCCCCCGCATCGCGATTACGGGCGCGGCCGGCTACATCGGCAGCCGCGTCCTCGTCGAACTGGCCCGACAGCACCCCGACTGGGAGATAACCGCACTCGACAACTTCTATCTCGGCGACGTGCGTTCGGTCGGCGACGTCGACGTCGAACACGTCGACATCCGGAACCGCGACCGGCTGGAAGCGGCGCTCGACGGCGCCGACGTCGTCATGCATCTGGCGGCGCTCTCGGGCGTCGACGACTGCGAGGCGAAACAGGACCTCGCCTACGAGGCCAACGTCCAGGGGACCGAAAACGTCGCGTGGTTCTGCCGGAAGACCGGTGCGGCCATGATATTCCCGTTCTCGATGGCCGTGCTGGGCGACCCCGAGGAGTTCCCCATCAGCGTCGACCACCCGCGGGACCCGATGAACTGGTACGGCCGGACGAAACTGCTCAGCGAGCGCGCCATCGAGGACTTCGCCGCTGGCGCGTTCCCGGCCCACCAGTTCATGATCGCGAACCTCTACGGCGGCCACGAGATCGACGGCCGGGAGATATCCAAGGGGACCGTCATCAACTTCTTCCTCTCGCGGGCGACGGCCGGCGAGACCCTGACCGTCTACGAACCCGGCACGCAGTGTCGGAACTTCGTCCACGTCAAGGACGTGGCCCGTGCGTATCTCCGGAGCGCGGAGCGACTGCTGGAACAGCTCGACGCGGGCGAGACCGGCGTCGAGAAGTACGAGATCGCCAGCGACGAGTATCCGGGCGTCGAGCAGGTCGCCGAGCTCGTCCAGTCGGCCGCGGCCGAACACGGCCACGACGTCGATATCGAACTCGTCGAGAACCCCCGCGCCGGCGAGGAGACGCTCGTCTCCGAGTTCCCCGTCGACACGACCGCCGCCCGGGAGCGGCTGGGCTGGACCACGGAACACGACGTGGAGTCGGTCGTCCGGGAGAGCCTCGCGGCCGACGGCGAGTAG
- the hpt gene encoding hypoxanthine/guanine phosphoribosyltransferase: MERLRESLHEAPIIDKDGYEYLVHPISNGVPMLDPALLREVVVEVMQQSDLDVDKIVAPEAMGIHLATALSLQTDIPLVVIRKRAYGLPDEVALQKSTGYSESEMYINDIEAGDRVLIVDDLLSTGGTLAAICEALDDIGAEIADIAVVMRKVGESAMDDVDHDVTSLVDITVADGEVTIH; this comes from the coding sequence ATGGAACGGCTCCGCGAGTCGCTGCACGAGGCCCCGATTATCGACAAGGACGGCTACGAGTATCTGGTCCACCCCATCAGCAACGGCGTGCCGATGCTCGACCCGGCACTGTTGCGCGAGGTGGTCGTCGAGGTGATGCAACAGTCCGACCTCGACGTCGACAAGATAGTCGCCCCGGAGGCGATGGGCATCCATCTGGCGACGGCGCTGTCGCTCCAGACGGACATCCCGCTGGTCGTCATCCGCAAGCGGGCCTACGGGCTGCCCGACGAGGTGGCGCTGCAGAAGTCGACGGGCTACTCCGAGTCGGAGATGTACATCAACGACATCGAGGCCGGCGACCGCGTGCTCATCGTCGACGACCTGCTGTCGACCGGCGGCACGCTCGCGGCCATCTGCGAGGCCCTGGACGACATCGGCGCGGAGATAGCCGACATCGCCGTCGTCATGCGGAAGGTCGGCGAGTCGGCGATGGACGACGTCGACCACGACGTGACGAGTCTCGTCGACATCACCGTCGCGGACGGCGAAGTGACCATTCACTGA
- a CDS encoding NAD-dependent epimerase/dehydratase family protein, with protein MTTDVLVTGGCGYIGSELIPRLSADDGVGEVVVLDSLAAGSPRVLMGAVNGDLQFRRGDVREYGDVESAMRGVDTVVHLAAITGAASTHDRREETVSVNYDGTENVLKAAGKLGVENVIFASSCNVYGRATSTDIDETVDPDPINPYAETKLDSEALLAEYCEEFGMDGTALRMATNFGYSPGIRFNLVVNYFVFRALTGRTLTVYGDGSNWRPFVHVSDAARAYKHAALKPAAWDERVYNVGSNDANYRISDIADIVDEEVGAVDITYLEDEHPGPSYHVNFDRLAGTGFEPETTLREGIRDVARRFTA; from the coding sequence ATGACGACCGACGTGCTCGTCACCGGCGGCTGTGGCTACATCGGGAGCGAGCTCATCCCGCGGCTGAGTGCCGACGACGGGGTCGGCGAGGTCGTCGTCCTCGACAGCCTCGCCGCCGGGTCCCCGCGGGTGCTCATGGGCGCCGTCAACGGCGACCTGCAGTTCCGCCGGGGCGACGTGCGCGAGTACGGCGACGTCGAGAGCGCGATGCGGGGCGTCGACACGGTGGTCCATCTGGCGGCCATCACCGGGGCAGCGAGCACCCACGACCGCCGCGAGGAGACCGTCTCGGTCAACTACGACGGGACCGAGAACGTGCTGAAGGCCGCCGGGAAGCTGGGCGTCGAGAACGTCATCTTCGCCTCCTCGTGTAACGTCTACGGCCGGGCGACGAGCACGGACATCGACGAGACGGTCGACCCCGACCCCATCAACCCCTACGCCGAGACGAAACTCGACTCGGAGGCGCTGCTCGCGGAGTACTGCGAGGAGTTCGGGATGGACGGTACCGCCCTGCGGATGGCGACCAACTTCGGCTACTCGCCGGGCATCCGGTTCAACCTCGTGGTCAACTACTTCGTCTTCCGCGCGCTGACCGGGCGCACGCTGACCGTCTACGGCGACGGGTCGAACTGGCGGCCGTTCGTCCACGTCAGCGACGCCGCGCGGGCGTACAAACACGCCGCGCTGAAGCCGGCGGCGTGGGACGAGCGCGTCTACAACGTCGGGTCGAACGACGCCAACTACCGGATATCGGACATCGCCGACATCGTCGACGAGGAGGTCGGCGCCGTCGATATCACGTATCTGGAAGACGAACATCCCGGCCCCTCCTACCACGTCAACTTCGACCGGCTCGCGGGGACCGGCTTCGAGCCGGAGACCACCCTTCGCGAGGGAATCCGGGACGTGGCGCGCCGCTTTACCGCGTGA
- a CDS encoding DUF4129 domain-containing protein: MNTERILSAGIAVVVVVAVGLSASTLASSMSTDPSEAIDVGYDALPLGADSEGDIAAAAQGVHDRYTEGKGDEQRDVEEDGSDPRSAQRADEDGQRDGEAQAERRGGEPSGDTGYGDRESAQAGQGLSGAQGLAGTGWPLELLLLAAALLALVTVAYRYRYRLRRAVGTEAEASATESVVPDPENDVERAWVELVRRAGVPEPRTRTPRDCARLAVETGFDPSHVDRLRRTFEDVRYGSAPPTDEQESVARETLDRLDGEGS; this comes from the coding sequence ATGAACACGGAACGGATACTGTCGGCCGGTATCGCCGTCGTCGTGGTCGTCGCCGTCGGGCTCTCGGCGTCGACGCTCGCGTCGTCGATGTCGACCGACCCGTCGGAGGCGATCGACGTCGGCTACGACGCGCTCCCGCTCGGAGCGGACAGCGAGGGGGATATCGCGGCGGCCGCACAGGGGGTCCACGACAGGTACACGGAAGGCAAGGGGGACGAGCAGCGCGATGTCGAGGAGGACGGGTCGGACCCGCGGTCGGCACAGCGGGCCGACGAGGACGGCCAGCGCGACGGCGAAGCTCAGGCGGAGCGACGGGGCGGCGAGCCGTCCGGTGACACCGGGTACGGCGACAGGGAGTCAGCGCAGGCCGGGCAGGGCCTGTCGGGCGCACAGGGGCTGGCCGGGACGGGCTGGCCACTGGAGTTACTCCTGCTTGCGGCCGCGCTCCTCGCGCTCGTAACGGTCGCCTACCGCTATCGGTACCGGCTCCGCCGGGCGGTCGGGACCGAGGCCGAGGCGTCGGCGACCGAGTCGGTGGTGCCCGACCCGGAGAACGACGTGGAGCGGGCGTGGGTCGAACTGGTTCGGCGAGCAGGCGTCCCGGAGCCCCGCACGCGGACGCCGCGGGACTGCGCCCGCCTCGCGGTCGAGACGGGGTTCGACCCGAGCCACGTCGACCGGCTCCGTCGGACCTTCGAGGACGTGCGCTACGGGTCGGCGCCGCCGACCGACGAACAGGAGAGCGTCGCCCGCGAGACGCTCGACCGGCTGGACGGTGAGGGGTCGTGA
- a CDS encoding DUF7269 family protein gives MRGGTRRAGWALVVAAGVAAFGLALWPGLSTRLPVGTAVSLAGNDYFLLGAVGGVALAVLAWMVARRATGRVDQASPPDPETVPDAPRPGERFDELLERWPWRVAESEAERLRERLRTDAVHQGMSEGLSRAAARERVDSGGWTDDAVAARFLAGAAPSPTERLWLALRRDSWTQYGARAAAAELTDRSGDR, from the coding sequence GTGAGAGGCGGCACCCGTCGCGCCGGCTGGGCGCTGGTCGTGGCCGCCGGCGTCGCCGCGTTCGGGCTGGCGCTGTGGCCCGGCCTCTCGACGCGGCTGCCCGTCGGAACCGCCGTTTCGCTGGCGGGGAACGACTACTTCCTGCTCGGCGCCGTCGGCGGCGTCGCCCTCGCCGTCCTCGCGTGGATGGTCGCCCGGCGCGCGACGGGCCGCGTCGACCAGGCCAGCCCACCCGACCCGGAGACGGTGCCGGACGCCCCGCGACCCGGCGAGCGGTTCGACGAGCTGCTCGAACGGTGGCCGTGGCGGGTAGCGGAGAGCGAGGCCGAGCGGCTCCGCGAGCGGCTCCGGACCGACGCCGTCCATCAGGGGATGAGCGAGGGGCTGAGCCGGGCGGCCGCCAGAGAGCGCGTCGACTCGGGCGGGTGGACCGACGACGCGGTCGCCGCCCGGTTCCTCGCGGGGGCGGCCCCGTCGCCCACCGAACGCCTGTGGCTGGCCCTGCGGCGTGACTCCTGGACCCAGTACGGCGCCCGAGCGGCGGCGGCCGAGCTCACCGACCGGAGTGGTGACCGGTGA
- a CDS encoding nucleotide sugar dehydrogenase has product MNVSIVGSGYVGTTVAACLADLGHEVTAIDIDEAIVAGINDGESPIHEPGLDELVADHGGGRLRATTDYGAVRDTELTMLALPTPSNDDGSIDLQFMEAGAASVGEALAAGAGSDRPHLVVTKSTVIPRTTDERLAPRIADAGLERGTDFLVASNPEFQREGTAVADFLNPDKLVFGADDERAFDALRALYEPLREAADGEVPVVETGIAEAEMIKYANNTFLAGKVSLINDIGNVCKEFGVDAYEVAEAVGLDDRIGERFLRSGVGWGGSCLTGDQRVMAKDCAGTQLLTLREFFDEYVSDGAVDEVSVLSCDEDGVFEFKPVEAATRRPYDDELYTFRTKMNKEVTVTRDHPMVTVDGGSATVREANSLSPGDRLPVQTSLPDDPIGRIDVLDLVASSDRFDNSNVYLKPSFELETVDEEFRDVLAEYNRTFDYSKLHDLVRSNYLPLDVFLDYEAELPFGREELSLYTTVGGGQTYIPAILDADEAFWRFIGYYLSEGHIHADDSARGSNIRKRVFLSFHPSDEEAYVSDVESFYERLGVRYRTETQETATQIEVSSRVFAYLLEWLGCGTGSYTAAVPDLAYQEPTAHRKALLSGLFRGDGHIEYTSHSNAVVYDYGSVSEDLIQGMQFLLHSLGIVPSYKTSQAAKSTRPAHFLRVSSKQQIALLKGMFLPEEQQRIQRRLDAYDRNITPTGYADGGTHTTVEVQDVTVEETSTDVYSLEVADNHTFVTTDGLVVHNCFPKDTDAIIAAAREAGYDPAVLSAVVELNDAQPERLLALLDDHVDVSGERVAVLGLAFKPGTDDIRNTRAVPVIEGLRERGAEVVAYDPVATENMRERYPDIEYAESAAAALDGASGAVVVTDWDEFAALDEAFDGMADAVVVDGRRIVTRREGITYEGLTW; this is encoded by the coding sequence ATGAACGTGAGTATCGTCGGCAGCGGCTACGTCGGCACCACGGTTGCCGCGTGTCTCGCCGACCTGGGTCACGAGGTCACGGCTATCGACATCGACGAGGCCATCGTCGCCGGAATCAACGACGGGGAGTCGCCGATACACGAGCCGGGGCTGGACGAACTGGTCGCCGACCACGGCGGCGGCCGGCTGCGGGCGACCACCGACTACGGCGCCGTCCGGGACACCGAACTGACGATGCTCGCCCTGCCGACGCCGTCGAACGACGACGGCAGCATCGACCTGCAGTTCATGGAGGCCGGCGCGGCGAGCGTCGGCGAGGCGCTGGCTGCGGGCGCGGGGAGCGACCGCCCGCACCTCGTCGTCACCAAGTCCACGGTCATCCCGCGGACGACCGACGAGCGCCTCGCGCCCCGTATCGCCGATGCCGGGCTGGAGCGCGGAACGGACTTCCTCGTCGCCTCGAACCCGGAGTTCCAGCGCGAGGGGACCGCCGTCGCGGACTTCCTGAACCCCGACAAACTCGTCTTCGGCGCCGACGACGAGCGCGCGTTCGACGCGCTCCGGGCGCTGTACGAGCCCCTTCGCGAGGCCGCCGACGGCGAAGTCCCCGTCGTCGAGACGGGCATCGCCGAGGCCGAGATGATAAAGTACGCCAACAACACCTTCCTCGCGGGCAAAGTGTCGCTGATAAACGACATCGGCAACGTCTGCAAGGAGTTCGGCGTCGACGCCTACGAGGTGGCCGAGGCCGTCGGGCTGGACGACCGCATCGGCGAGCGGTTCCTCCGCAGCGGCGTGGGATGGGGGGGCAGCTGCCTGACTGGTGATCAGCGGGTGATGGCAAAGGACTGCGCCGGTACGCAACTTCTCACTCTCCGCGAATTTTTCGACGAGTACGTCTCCGACGGCGCCGTCGACGAGGTATCCGTCCTGAGCTGTGACGAAGACGGGGTCTTCGAATTCAAGCCGGTCGAGGCGGCAACTCGGCGGCCTTACGACGACGAACTCTACACGTTCCGGACGAAGATGAACAAGGAGGTCACCGTCACCCGCGACCATCCGATGGTGACGGTCGACGGGGGTAGCGCTACAGTTCGTGAGGCCAATTCACTGTCACCCGGTGACAGGCTTCCGGTACAGACGAGCCTTCCCGACGACCCGATCGGACGGATAGACGTACTCGACTTGGTGGCGTCGTCTGACCGGTTCGACAACTCGAACGTCTATTTGAAGCCGTCTTTCGAACTGGAAACTGTCGACGAAGAGTTCCGCGACGTGCTGGCCGAGTACAACCGTACATTCGATTATTCCAAACTTCACGACCTCGTCCGGAGTAACTACCTCCCGCTCGACGTGTTCCTCGACTACGAGGCCGAGTTACCGTTCGGCCGTGAGGAGCTATCGCTCTACACGACTGTCGGCGGCGGACAGACGTATATACCCGCGATTCTCGACGCGGACGAGGCGTTCTGGCGGTTTATCGGCTATTACCTGAGCGAAGGTCATATACACGCAGACGACTCCGCACGTGGCTCGAACATTCGCAAGCGCGTCTTCCTGAGTTTCCATCCGTCCGACGAGGAGGCGTACGTCTCGGACGTAGAGTCGTTCTACGAACGCCTTGGCGTCCGATACCGGACTGAAACACAGGAGACGGCGACGCAAATCGAGGTTTCGAGCCGTGTCTTCGCCTATCTGCTCGAATGGCTCGGCTGCGGAACTGGCTCGTACACGGCGGCAGTGCCGGATCTCGCGTACCAGGAGCCTACGGCACACCGGAAAGCGCTGCTCTCGGGGTTGTTCCGAGGGGACGGCCACATCGAGTACACAAGTCACTCCAACGCCGTCGTGTACGACTACGGCTCCGTCAGCGAAGACCTCATTCAAGGCATGCAGTTTCTCCTCCACAGCCTCGGTATCGTGCCCAGTTACAAGACGTCACAGGCAGCGAAATCCACGAGACCGGCCCACTTCCTGCGCGTGAGTTCGAAACAACAGATTGCGCTACTCAAAGGCATGTTCCTGCCTGAGGAACAACAGCGAATTCAGCGGCGACTTGACGCGTACGACCGGAATATCACGCCGACTGGGTACGCTGACGGTGGCACTCACACGACGGTCGAAGTCCAAGATGTCACCGTCGAAGAGACGTCGACAGACGTATACTCGCTCGAAGTTGCGGACAATCACACGTTCGTGACGACGGATGGGCTGGTCGTCCACAACTGCTTCCCGAAAGACACCGACGCTATCATCGCTGCCGCCCGCGAGGCGGGCTACGACCCCGCCGTGCTCTCCGCGGTCGTCGAACTGAACGACGCCCAGCCGGAACGCCTGCTCGCCCTGCTCGACGACCACGTCGACGTGTCGGGCGAGCGCGTCGCCGTGCTGGGGCTCGCGTTCAAGCCCGGCACCGACGACATCCGCAACACGCGGGCGGTGCCGGTCATCGAGGGGCTGCGCGAGCGGGGCGCCGAAGTCGTCGCCTACGACCCCGTGGCGACCGAGAACATGCGCGAGCGGTATCCGGACATCGAGTACGCCGAGTCGGCCGCCGCCGCGCTCGACGGGGCCTCGGGCGCGGTCGTCGTCACCGACTGGGACGAGTTCGCCGCGCTGGACGAGGCGTTCGACGGGATGGCCGACGCTGTCGTCGTGGACGGTCGCAGAATCGTCACGCGCCGCGAGGGCATCACCTACGAGGGGCTGACTTGGTAG
- a CDS encoding uracil-xanthine permease family protein, giving the protein MADESTGEIDLEYERDDRPPWPKSILLGLQHVAVMIVPSTAVAYIVAGAVGLGAADTAYIVQMVLLFSGLATIVQAYTVGPVGARLPIVMGTSFTFVGAATSIGASYGLAAVFGSILVTGFLVEGLVGWQFKRIKPFFPPLVTGLVVVIIGLYLVPVGMDYVAGGVGAENYGSLTNLGLASLVLGVAVLLNLFTTGVTRLLSVLFAIVLGYAVAVAAGLVSFAPVTGASWFAVPRPGAFGFAFEPVPIVTFAFLFLVSAMETVGDMSSITAAEGRTPSHEEFRGGLFTDGLLSSLGSLAGAFPVTSFSQNAGIVNFTGVMSRHVVGVGGVILAVLGLSPKVGALVTTIPSAVFGGAVLLMVGMVAASGARLIFLHTELDRRNMVIMAVSLGLGLGVATRPEALAGLPTAAETFFGQPVILTALSALLLNTFVPGEQSPLFDVEGDETPAESMGLSASED; this is encoded by the coding sequence ATGGCAGACGAGTCAACTGGGGAAATCGACCTCGAATACGAACGCGACGACAGGCCGCCGTGGCCCAAGTCGATACTGCTGGGACTGCAACACGTCGCAGTGATGATCGTGCCGTCGACGGCCGTGGCGTACATCGTCGCCGGCGCGGTGGGACTGGGCGCGGCCGACACCGCCTACATCGTCCAGATGGTGTTGCTGTTCTCGGGGCTGGCGACCATCGTGCAGGCCTACACCGTCGGTCCGGTCGGGGCCCGCCTCCCCATCGTGATGGGGACGAGTTTCACCTTCGTCGGCGCCGCGACCTCCATCGGCGCGAGCTACGGACTGGCGGCCGTCTTCGGCTCGATTCTCGTCACCGGCTTCCTCGTCGAGGGGCTGGTCGGCTGGCAGTTCAAGCGCATCAAACCCTTCTTCCCGCCGCTGGTGACCGGGCTGGTCGTGGTCATCATCGGCCTGTACCTGGTCCCGGTCGGGATGGACTACGTCGCCGGCGGCGTCGGGGCCGAGAACTACGGCTCGCTGACGAACCTCGGGCTGGCGTCGCTCGTCCTCGGCGTCGCCGTCCTGTTGAACCTCTTTACGACCGGTGTCACGCGACTGCTGAGCGTGCTCTTTGCAATCGTGCTCGGTTACGCCGTGGCCGTCGCCGCGGGCCTGGTCAGTTTCGCCCCCGTGACGGGGGCGAGCTGGTTCGCGGTGCCCCGACCCGGCGCGTTCGGCTTCGCCTTCGAGCCCGTGCCCATCGTCACCTTCGCCTTCCTCTTTCTCGTCTCGGCGATGGAGACGGTCGGCGACATGTCGAGCATCACCGCCGCCGAGGGCCGGACGCCCTCCCACGAGGAGTTCCGGGGCGGCCTCTTCACCGACGGCCTGCTGAGCTCGCTGGGCTCGCTGGCCGGCGCCTTCCCGGTCACCTCCTTCTCACAGAACGCCGGTATCGTCAACTTCACCGGCGTGATGAGCAGACACGTCGTCGGCGTCGGCGGCGTCATCCTCGCCGTGCTGGGGCTCAGTCCGAAGGTCGGGGCCCTCGTCACGACGATTCCCAGCGCCGTCTTCGGCGGCGCGGTCCTGCTGATGGTCGGGATGGTCGCGGCCAGCGGCGCGCGACTCATCTTCCTGCACACCGAGCTCGACCGGCGCAACATGGTCATCATGGCCGTCTCGCTAGGGCTGGGACTGGGCGTGGCGACCCGCCCCGAGGCCCTGGCCGGCCTGCCGACGGCCGCCGAGACGTTCTTCGGCCAGCCGGTCATCCTCACGGCGCTCTCGGCGCTCCTGCTCAACACCTTCGTACCCGGCGAGCAGAGCCCGCTGTTCGACGTCGAGGGCGACGAGACGCCCGCGGAATCGATGGGTCTGAGCGCGTCGGAAGACTGA